A genomic segment from Chitinophaga flava encodes:
- a CDS encoding 4Fe-4S dicluster domain-containing protein, producing MAIKITDECINCGACEPECPNNAIYEGGVEWALSDGTTVKGTYTLMDGSQMDADQRNAPISVDTYYIVPNKCTECQGFHEEPQCAAVCPVDCCVPDEMYQETVDELMAKKEKLHL from the coding sequence ATGGCAATTAAGATAACAGATGAATGTATAAATTGTGGCGCCTGTGAACCGGAATGTCCCAATAATGCAATCTATGAAGGCGGTGTGGAATGGGCACTTTCTGATGGTACCACAGTGAAAGGTACGTATACCCTGATGGACGGAAGCCAGATGGACGCTGACCAGCGGAATGCCCCTATCAGCGTGGACACATACTATATAGTACCGAATAAATGTACTGAATGCCAGGGTTTCCACGAAGAACCACAGTGTGCGGCTGTTTGCCCGGTTGACTGCTGCGTTCCGGACGAAATGTACCAGGAAACAGTAGATGAACTGATGGCTAAAAAAGAGAAACTGCACCTCTAA
- a CDS encoding PASTA domain-containing protein, with product MFDFITKRSFAFNLLIVIAFFFVLALLFFSMLGIITKHGKHLTVPDVRGKNVKEAMAILENAGFEADVRDSIYIDSIPPLSVWVQTPEKGAEVKVGRTIYLTVNKVVAPMVKMPDLEGLTFRSAEMMLKSMRLNVGDTIYKPDFATNTVLQQLLNGKRIKPGTPIAEGSNITLIISSGTGSIENPVPNFVGLTFAEAKETLSASNLSTGTIIVDPNVTDTANAYIIKQVPARKNEIGDYNMVRAGESVDLWLSATKPAKDSVQPQPADQQ from the coding sequence GTGTTTGACTTTATTACCAAGCGCTCCTTTGCATTTAACCTGTTGATTGTGATTGCCTTCTTTTTTGTGCTGGCGCTGTTGTTTTTTTCTATGCTGGGCATCATTACCAAACATGGGAAACATCTGACTGTACCTGACGTGCGGGGGAAAAATGTTAAAGAAGCAATGGCCATCCTGGAAAATGCCGGATTTGAGGCTGATGTGAGAGATTCCATCTATATCGATAGTATCCCTCCGCTGTCTGTTTGGGTCCAGACTCCTGAAAAGGGCGCCGAGGTAAAAGTAGGCAGAACGATATACCTGACTGTCAACAAGGTAGTGGCTCCTATGGTGAAAATGCCTGATCTGGAAGGCCTCACTTTCCGCAGCGCGGAAATGATGCTTAAAAGCATGCGTCTCAACGTAGGCGATACTATCTACAAGCCAGACTTTGCCACCAATACTGTGCTGCAGCAGCTGCTCAATGGTAAACGGATCAAACCCGGTACACCTATCGCCGAAGGTAGTAATATCACACTCATCATCAGCAGTGGCACCGGCAGCATCGAGAATCCCGTGCCTAACTTTGTAGGGCTTACCTTTGCAGAAGCAAAGGAAACATTGAGCGCCAGCAACCTGAGCACCGGGACTATCATCGTCGATCCCAACGTAACCGATACAGCCAATGCCTATATTATCAAGCAGGTACCTGCCCGCAAAAATGAAATAGGTGACTACAACATGGTGAGGGCCGGTGAAAGCGTGGACCTGTGGCTGTCTGCTACCAAACCCGCAAAGGACTCCGTCCAGCCACAACCCGCTGACCAACAGTAG
- a CDS encoding rhodanese-like domain-containing protein gives MQNITKEELKQRIDNGEHVNILDVREPHERAEFNIGGFHIPLGLVQTMQIDEIEHLKDEEVVVYCRSGNRSGQACMLLETMGFTNVKNLVGGMLAWQQ, from the coding sequence ATGCAAAATATCACAAAGGAAGAACTGAAACAGCGGATAGATAACGGTGAACACGTGAACATCCTGGACGTCCGTGAACCGCATGAACGCGCCGAATTCAATATCGGTGGTTTCCATATTCCACTGGGCCTCGTGCAAACTATGCAGATAGACGAAATTGAACACCTGAAAGACGAAGAAGTCGTTGTATACTGCCGCAGCGGTAACCGTAGCGGACAAGCTTGCATGCTGCTCGAAACTATGGGCTTTACCAATGTAAAGAACCTGGTTGGTGGTATGCTCGCCTGGCAACAGTGA
- a CDS encoding D-alanine--D-alanine ligase, whose amino-acid sequence MKKNIALVAGGYSGEYVISVQSAVTIEKNLDSSKYAVYKIIVTKQGWSYTAPDGSVHEIDKNDFSLNIGGNKIKFDAVFIGIHGTPGEDGRLQGYFEMLDIPYTSCGMVTSALTFNKSYCNKVVAALNVVNVSKSVHVFRDQPHDVNAILQQLRLPVFVKPAEGGSSIGMSKVKTAEELPAAIEKAFKEDNQVLIEEFIKGRELTIGLYRANGTLNVLPITEVVSSKEFFDYEAKYTPGVSNEITPAPVSDDITLLVQQTASSLYDKLNCKGITRIDFIYEEATGKLYFLEANTMPGQSENSLVPQQVRAAGKTLQEFYGALLEECMKK is encoded by the coding sequence ATGAAGAAGAACATAGCTTTGGTTGCCGGTGGATATTCCGGAGAATATGTGATATCCGTACAGAGCGCTGTAACGATAGAAAAAAACCTGGACAGCAGCAAATATGCTGTATATAAGATTATTGTTACCAAACAGGGATGGAGCTATACTGCCCCTGATGGTTCGGTCCATGAAATTGATAAAAATGACTTCTCCCTGAATATCGGGGGTAACAAGATAAAATTTGATGCCGTGTTTATCGGTATACACGGTACACCCGGAGAAGACGGCCGTTTGCAGGGTTATTTCGAAATGCTGGATATCCCTTACACCAGCTGCGGCATGGTGACCTCGGCGCTGACCTTCAACAAAAGCTATTGCAATAAGGTGGTGGCAGCCCTGAATGTGGTAAATGTGTCCAAATCCGTACACGTATTCCGCGATCAGCCTCACGATGTGAATGCCATCCTGCAGCAACTGCGTTTGCCCGTTTTCGTTAAACCGGCAGAAGGTGGCAGCAGCATCGGTATGTCTAAAGTGAAAACGGCGGAAGAGCTGCCGGCAGCCATAGAAAAGGCCTTTAAGGAAGATAACCAGGTACTGATCGAAGAATTTATTAAAGGAAGGGAACTGACCATAGGTCTGTACCGCGCCAATGGTACCCTCAATGTACTGCCTATCACAGAAGTGGTGAGCAGCAAGGAGTTCTTCGATTACGAAGCGAAATATACACCGGGAGTGTCCAACGAAATTACACCTGCTCCGGTGTCCGATGATATTACCCTGCTGGTGCAGCAAACAGCGTCTTCCTTGTACGATAAGCTGAACTGCAAAGGCATCACCAGGATTGATTTTATCTATGAAGAGGCTACCGGAAAACTGTATTTCCTGGAAGCCAATACCATGCCCGGCCAGTCTGAAAACAGCCTTGTGCCGCAGCAGGTAAGGGCCGCTGGTAAAACCTTACAAGAGTTTTACGGCGCTCTCTTAGAAGAATGCATGAAAAAGTAA